A region of Vigna radiata var. radiata cultivar VC1973A chromosome 6, Vradiata_ver6, whole genome shotgun sequence DNA encodes the following proteins:
- the LOC106765321 gene encoding deSI-like protein At4g17486, whose protein sequence is MKLKSKKGWKSVVAVHLKGKSSTRFSLFRKVNSGGYGQGKTPVYLNVYDLTPMNGYVYWAGLGIYHSGVEVHGVEYAFGAHDYPTSGVFEVEPRQCPGFKFRKSILIGTTALDSTRVREFMERQSANYNGDTYHLIVKNCNHFCKDICYKLTGKSIPTWVNRLARLGSICNCILPEALRISGVGHDPNYEAEDSEKRRLRSGLNCLSSISMRQKHLSTSSLFLQSPLRGCLSSSWPSWEFRKSLKER, encoded by the exons ATGAAATTGAAGTCTAAGAAAGGATGGAAGTCCGTTGTGGCTGTTCatttgaaaggaaaatcatcAACCCGTTTTTCTTTATTTCGCAAAGTGAATTCAGGTGGCTATGGACAAGGGAAAACACCAGTTTATCTGAATGTGTATGACTTGACACCCATGAATGGTTATGTGTACTGGGCTGGTCTTGGTATCTATCACTCTGGTGTAGAAG TTCATGGTGTAGAATATGCATTTGGAGCTCATGACTATCCAACAAGTGGTGTTTTTGAGGTTGAGCCTCGACAATGCCCTGGCTTTAAATTCAGGAAGTCAATACTCATAGGAACCACAGCTTTGGATTCTACTCGGGTGAGGGAGTTCATGGAACGCCAGTCAGCAAACTACAATGGCGACACATATCACTTAATTGTTAAGAATTGCAACCACTTCTGCAAAGACATCTGTTACAAGCTGACGGGAAAATCCATTCCAACATGGGTAAATCGATTGGCCAGGCTAG GTTCAATTTGCAATTGCATACTTCCTGAAGCACTGAGGATTTCTGGTGTGGGGCATGATCCTAATTATGAGGCTGAAGACAGTGAAAAGAGAAGGCTTCGAAGTGGCTTGAACTGCTTGTCCTCAATCTCCATGCGTCAGAAGCACCTCTCCACTTCTTCACTGTTTCTACAGTCACCATTAAGAGGCTGCTTGTCATCGTCATGGCCCTCCTGGGAATTCAGAAAATCCTTGAAGGAACGATAA
- the LOC106763145 gene encoding lysophospholipid acyltransferase LPEAT1, translating to MESELQDLNPKPPKQPDPNNDGRPLLKPSATDSSGELEKKFAAFVRHDVYGSMGRGELPTREKVLLGVALVTLVPVRVVAITTILLLYYFICRVCTMGSVPNRVEEHQEDYAHIVGWRRIVIVQSGRALSRLMLFVFGFYWITHTYRIPPAHVENSTPTNEQENNAQSEDTRPGVIISNHVSYLDILYHMYASFPSFVAKRSVAKLPLLGLISKCLGCVLVQRESKSSDFKGVSAVVTERIREAHQNPSAPTMMLFPEGTTTNGEFLLPFKTGGFLAKAPVLPVILTYRYQRFSPAWESISGVRHVIFILCQFVNYMEVIQLPTYYPSQQEQDDPKLYANNVRRLMASEGNLILSDIGLAEKRMYHAALNGLFSQC from the exons ATGGAGTCCGAACTCCAAGACCTCAATCCGAAACCGCCGAAACAACCCGACCCGAACAATGACGGGCGTCCTCTCCTCAAGCCTTCCGCCACCGACTCCTCCGGCGAGCTCGAGAAGAAATTCGCTGCGTTCGTGCGGCACGATGTTTACGGTTCCATGGGACGCGGTGAGTTACCGACGCGGGAGAAGGTGCTGCTGGGTGTGGCGTTAGTGACGCTGGTTCCGGTGAGGGTGGTGGCGATAACCACCATCCTGTTGCTCTATTACTTTATTTGTAGGGTTTGCACGATGGGCTCTGTCCCGAATCGCGTGGAGGAGCATCAGGAGGATTACGCGCACATTGTAGGGTGGAGGAGGATCGTCATTGTGCAGAGTGGAAGAGCCCTCTCCAGGCTCATGCTCTTCGTGTTCGGGTTTTATTGGATAACACACACGTATCGGATTCCACCGGCTCACGTTGAAAATTCTACCCCCACCAACGAGCAG GAAAACAATGCTCAGTCCGAAGACACAAGACCCGGTGTTATAATATCTAATCACGTGTCATATTTGGATATTTTGTATCACATGTATGCCTCGTTCCCGAGTTTTGTTGCTAAG AGATCAGTGGCTAAACTTCCTCTTCTTGGTCTCATCAG TAAGTGCCTTGGTTGCGTCCTGGTTCAACGGGAATCAAAGTCATCGGACTTTAAGGGTGTTTCAG CTGTTGTCACTGAGAGAATTCGGGAAGCTCACCAAAATCCATCTGCTCCAACAATGATGTTGTTCCCAG AAGGTACAACCACAAATGGGGAATTTCTCCTTCCGTTCAAGACTGGCGGTTTTTTAGCGAAAGCACCAGTACTTCCTGTAATTTTAACTTATCGTTACCAGAGATTTAGCCCTGCCTGGGAATCCATATCTGGC GTACGTCATGTGATTTTTATTCTCTGTCAGTTTGTAAATTATATGGAGGTGATTCAGTTACCTACTTACTATCCGTCGCAGCAGGAGCAGGATGATCCCAAACTATATGCTAATAATGTTAGAAGGTTGATGGCAAGCGAG GGAAATTTGATACTTTCAGATATTGGGCTGGCTGAAAAACGAATGTATCATGCAGCCCTCAACG GTTTGTTTTCCCAATGCTAA